From a region of the Paracoccus contaminans genome:
- a CDS encoding YidH family protein, with the protein MDEHKTEGAAQAALGAARQTQDAAESAASAAEHTSAAARQTTQAASRTSAAAETSAQAAKVTAKAAVVTKDSAERRTELAGDRTVFAAERTYAAWVRTGLVGLASGIGARALLKGVVPDWLALAQASVLILFAIFCFVAGVWRQIFRAELPAPDIRKLPGSVLIAVNLFLAVVAAAALLGIWAGAKG; encoded by the coding sequence ATGGACGAGCACAAGACCGAAGGCGCGGCGCAGGCCGCCCTGGGGGCCGCGCGGCAGACGCAGGATGCCGCCGAAAGCGCGGCCAGCGCGGCCGAACATACCAGCGCCGCGGCGCGGCAGACGACGCAGGCCGCCTCGCGCACCTCGGCCGCGGCGGAAACCTCGGCCCAGGCGGCAAAGGTGACGGCCAAGGCCGCCGTCGTCACCAAGGACAGCGCCGAGCGGCGGACCGAACTGGCCGGCGACCGCACCGTCTTTGCCGCCGAGCGGACCTATGCCGCCTGGGTGCGCACCGGGCTGGTGGGGCTGGCCAGCGGCATCGGCGCGCGTGCCCTGCTCAAGGGCGTCGTGCCCGACTGGCTGGCGCTGGCGCAGGCATCGGTGCTGATTCTCTTTGCGATCTTCTGCTTTGTCGCGGGGGTCTGGCGGCAGATCTTCCGGGCCGAGCTGCCCGCCCCCGACATCCGCAAGCTGCCGGGCAGTGTGCTGATCGCCGTCAACCTGTTCCTGGCGGTGGTCGCCGCCGCAGCCCTGCTGGGCATCTGGGCCGGGGCGAAGGGCTGA